A region of Campylobacter sp. MG1 DNA encodes the following proteins:
- a CDS encoding TraC family protein — protein MEYISLPVHNYKQLNQRISFSDFLAYSLYDEENNIYINNNNTYSIIYECHTRIKASTSTSAELEKIISKLPEGLFMQVSLLGLKNFNNVIEYWKQSHSVRVDLEDDLNTKELLDNSVEQMRRFYYQKTRESICKAMPTTIKKSILLFSITCDDKDKLLKYSDDLKNALATAFFYPKILRPDLLKIYLYELLNSTHSFNKEDIIYEIPKYNKEQLLNKQLMHPETKIIVHDNYLQIDEKYVATLTPIEYPDEACIFDFGEKLGQTIGASVNENQFNDSFIITANILKLPTKQTNKTNKNHTILLNQKWDANIFRKFNAVKNESIDILDRISKNEELYAFDLNIITYSDSLEKLTYNIDNIKKMWRANNSKITLGQCNSIHQLVFLNSLPACINEEYMFKVGAKYFSFFPNQLAQFIPLECDWDGSIPNILFTTRRGNLVGLDLFDSNSNYNGFVVATSGAGKSVYLNMLAFNSYLRGDRVFILDYDNSFTKLTEVLGGQYINLSLDTPISFNPFTMVENNSQLKAERSILCDFIYMLGCSSNENDAKSDSKVVKSYISDAIEKAYSNKGSKTELTDIRDILIKHDDNRVQDFVMGLKEFCKDGTYESFFSGDCNFNISKEFICIEFKGVEDHPDLRDPLIMLVTYHIRKLTYNSPNRRQRIQIFLDEAHRFIGKNPRLDEFIDQLFRRARKFGASIMLATQGIGDILDSSDGKSLSKIGRSIINNSSWKFFLKQNENSIALLLSTEIFNFTDYEKKILGEITMVDGNYSELLAINPQDVKIPLRLVMNKYFYYLTTTKMEDKNKINNYQKQGFSISEAITRVIEDEKNAI, from the coding sequence ATGGAATATATTTCTTTACCAGTGCATAATTATAAACAACTAAACCAAAGAATTTCTTTTAGTGATTTTTTAGCTTATAGTTTATATGATGAAGAAAACAATATTTATATAAATAACAATAATACTTATAGTATTATTTATGAATGCCACACTAGAATAAAGGCATCTACTTCCACTTCGGCTGAACTTGAAAAGATAATTTCTAAATTACCAGAAGGTCTTTTTATGCAAGTATCACTTTTAGGACTTAAAAATTTTAATAATGTAATAGAATATTGGAAACAATCACATAGTGTAAGAGTTGATTTAGAAGATGATTTAAATACAAAGGAATTATTAGATAATTCAGTAGAACAAATGAGACGCTTTTATTATCAAAAAACAAGGGAAAGTATTTGCAAGGCAATGCCTACTACTATTAAAAAAAGTATATTATTGTTTTCAATTACTTGTGATGATAAAGATAAATTATTAAAATATTCAGATGATTTAAAAAACGCTTTAGCAACAGCTTTTTTCTATCCTAAAATATTGCGACCAGATTTATTAAAAATATATTTATATGAACTTTTAAATAGCACACATTCTTTTAATAAGGAAGATATTATTTATGAAATACCTAAATATAATAAAGAACAATTATTAAATAAACAATTAATGCACCCAGAAACTAAAATTATAGTGCATGATAATTATTTACAAATAGATGAAAAATATGTAGCTACATTAACACCTATAGAATATCCTGATGAAGCTTGTATTTTTGATTTTGGAGAAAAGTTAGGTCAAACTATAGGTGCATCAGTAAATGAAAATCAATTTAATGATAGTTTTATAATAACTGCAAATATATTAAAATTACCTACAAAACAAACTAATAAGACTAATAAGAACCATACTATATTATTAAATCAAAAATGGGATGCTAATATTTTTAGGAAATTTAATGCTGTTAAAAATGAAAGTATTGATATATTAGATAGAATATCAAAAAATGAGGAATTATATGCATTTGATTTAAATATTATTACATATAGCGATAGTTTAGAAAAATTAACATACAACATTGATAATATTAAAAAAATGTGGAGAGCAAATAATTCAAAAATTACGCTAGGACAATGTAATTCTATTCATCAATTAGTATTTTTAAATTCTTTACCAGCTTGTATAAATGAAGAATATATGTTTAAAGTTGGAGCTAAATATTTTTCATTTTTTCCCAATCAATTAGCACAATTTATACCTTTGGAATGTGATTGGGATGGTAGCATTCCTAATATATTATTTACTACAAGACGAGGTAACCTTGTAGGACTTGACTTATTTGATAGTAACTCTAATTACAATGGGTTCGTTGTAGCAACCAGTGGAGCTGGTAAATCAGTATACTTGAATATGTTAGCATTTAATTCTTATCTTAGGGGCGATAGAGTTTTTATACTAGACTATGATAACTCATTTACTAAATTAACTGAAGTCTTAGGAGGTCAGTATATTAATTTATCACTAGATACCCCTATATCATTTAACCCTTTTACTATGGTTGAAAACAATTCACAATTAAAAGCTGAAAGGTCAATTCTATGTGATTTTATTTATATGTTAGGTTGTTCTTCAAATGAAAACGATGCAAAATCTGATAGCAAAGTTGTAAAAAGTTATATATCTGATGCTATTGAAAAAGCTTATAGCAATAAAGGTTCTAAGACTGAATTAACTGACATAAGAGATATATTGATAAAACACGATGATAATAGAGTGCAAGATTTTGTTATGGGTTTAAAAGAATTTTGCAAAGATGGGACATATGAAAGCTTTTTTAGTGGGGATTGTAATTTTAATATATCTAAAGAATTTATTTGTATTGAATTTAAAGGCGTAGAAGACCACCCTGATTTAAGAGACCCTTTGATTATGCTTGTAACTTATCATATTAGAAAGCTAACTTATAATTCTCCTAATAGAAGACAAAGAATACAAATATTCTTAGATGAAGCACATAGATTTATAGGTAAAAATCCACGCTTAGATGAATTTATAGACCAGCTATTTAGAAGAGCTAGAAAATTTGGAGCTAGTATTATGTTAGCTACACAAGGTATAGGTGATATTTTAGATAGTTCTGATGGTAAATCTTTATCAAAAATAGGTAGAAGTATTATAAATAACTCAAGCTGGAAGTTTTTTTTAAAACAAAATGAAAACTCTATAGCTTTATTGTTATCTACTGAAATATTTAATTTTACTGATTATGAAAAGAAAATATTGGGAGAAATTACTATGGTTGATGGTAATTACTCTGAACTATTAGCTATAAATCCACAAGATGTAAAAATACCATTAAGACTTGTAATGAATAAATACTTTTATTATCTTACAACTACAAAAATGGAGGATAAAAATAAGATTAATAATTATCAAAAACAAGGTTTTAGCATTAGCGAGGCCATAACAAGAGTAATAGAAGATGAAAAAAATGCCATTTAA